Below is a window of Impatiens glandulifera chromosome 2, dImpGla2.1, whole genome shotgun sequence DNA.
aaggtataccagtcccaatttccatgcatcttccctatcagaGCATGACaagaattttgaatgaaggtctcctattctaataagtggaatacgtttaaaatatttaagaaccaaagttggagattcttcaacctggttgaaaattgtttgcttcgcagggaatctcccaaaattgagacctgtaaccaatgcaaactccctcatcccgaagcacaactcttctccattcacaaggaacttcatctccatagaatttgagctggacttcctgaggagcatgtggtgtataatcattcctgagaaacgcagtaacgggtgccctttgaataagaatctgaattgggtttcctctaccctttcagttagattcatcttggcaaacttggcagcaatatttcccatattggttttccaagataccctcccagcaaactcgggtattatagtggactccatctacaaaacaaggaagaagatgggaataagcaaatcgaattaaccattgagaaatgcttgcaaatttcttaatagattaaggtgcagtaaaggtgcagtaaaggtgcagtaatacattaaggtgcagtaatggACAGTTCTAAAGACATTAAGCATATGATGTGTAATTTCTTAGATCAACAACTCATCCTGTCTCATTGTCATTCTATTAAACGTAAAGCAGTAAAGCAGAATAAGAACAGACGAAAATTAAGCAGTAAAGCAACAAAACAGATAAACCCTAAGCCTACACAGTCAAAGAAAACACAgaaataccatttcttcacaagaacataacaaacaCGGAAATGCcatttcttaaacgagaaatgaatgaataagcgtgaaatgcatgcatgcagaataagaacattgATACAATACTCATCATATACACactaaaagcatttacacacataaacgaaaccagaaccaaaccctaaaacctaaatacatcaatataaatcaatatagaCGGCATAATACActtctaaaccctaaccctaacactgaaagccctaaactcaccggaatatgtcgaatagacggcggaaaaagacgatgatgtcgaatagagtggaaagtcgatgatgttggacgaggaacgatgttgaggaacgatgatcttgatctaTGTTGAAGGGTATTTGGCAGTTGAGAAGACtggttttggaagtcggagtgggagggagaatcggggaggttttgttttaaattagggccggaaaattatatataagactaaagacgcgatttaccatggacgcgatttaatctaaatcgcgtgagttcatcaccgcgatttagattaaatcgcgtgcatggtaaatcgcgtacatttaaaaacgcgaattaccaatcacgcgtttcatctaaatcgcggtgatgaactcacgcgatttagattaaatcgcgtgattggtaattcgcgtctatGAGCGTAAAAActggcgccgaaggggtatttcagacatttcgcagggcaaaaggaccctttttgccaactttagtaggcgggggccctttttggaatttcccctattatgggggccatttcatcaaatttcccgataTGAAAgggagagataaattaatataatatttttaatttaatctatgacaaaaataaataaataattcaattatgaCTTATTCAGTAGAAAAGGTTTTTCGTTTTCATTTTTTATCGATAAAATTTGAGTTGATGATGTATTTTGTTCGGTCCGACATAGAGTAATCAGCTCGTGTAATTTGTGTCATTACTTTAAATCGTGTCACATCGTATCGTATTTTGATTTGCTCAAAATAGTATGATCCACGGGTTGATTTGTGTCGTGTTAACATGTGTCAATAtgtttattcgtgtcgtgttaACTCGTGCTTAAATTTGTGTGTCGTGTTGTGTTCACTATAATTGGTCATCATGTTGTTTCGATCGTATCGAAGTCCATTTTTATATGTGTCATTACTTGCCTAACTGGTAAGAagatggaaaaaaaatatgtttacctTGAATTTGCCATTTCAAGGTAACCAAATTGGAGaggagagaaaaatataattgattattgAGCATATATCTTCGTGTTAAGTTTTCCATTATTactaaataagtaaatatactATCATTACGAGCATAATCACCGAACATTTGAGTTGTCGTCCTCATCCCCTCAAGTATGAAACAATCGTCGAGAATCATTAGCTTAAGGACCCACATCGTTATTCTATGTATGAAAATCGTCTAAACTAATCataaaattctttcaaattcttAACAACTTCAAAGTTCAAAACAAAAGAATATGCACACGTTATTAAACGGTGGAAcaaaagtaaaacaaaaaaatcaaatggaGATTCAATAAGAGTGTTTAAACAATTGGAAAGGATTGAACTTAAAGATTGTGGCTTTTCGATCATTTAAGGAAATGAAGGAGGGCACATTCCTTATGATCCTCCATCGACTCCATGATAACAAGGTCTCAATTTCTTCGTAGGCATTTTATTCGAGCatcttatataattaaattaaatttttcgtatcgtatttttataattcgaataatactCACTTTTTTATGATGATTTCTCGAATGTGTGTATGTTCCTTTGATgtagtgaaaaaataaatttgttagatATAGAgttgtttcttttttattgaataaaaaatgattgaaactaaattttcatctttaaaggtagttatatttttatcatttattaatttgtagattattataatatttagcaAGAGATTATTCCAGATAGCATGATTAATTTGTCAGTATGAAACTTAGAcgaatttgtatttaaaattacttttaaaaaatttaaaaataaatcttctccattgagattttaatttttatattgtttaatatctagaatttattttaaaatattattttggacTGGGGAGTTAATGTGTTAGAAACGTGAGGCAGGAGACATGGTGggcttttattttttaataaaatggcacATTATTTCTTACAAAATTTCCGACAGAAATGTATCATTACCTATTTCAGATTACTTCGAGTCGCATCTTATGGTTAGCAACCAGAACTTAATCGATTGTAAGCCGATCACAGTATGAATTTGTGGGCTATCAAGTACAATAAAGGAGTCACAAGAGATCGTCAAGAAGACAAATCTGAGTATACAAGAGTAGTTTTCGGATAATGTAACGATGCATATCAAAAATTTGTTTAGAAAATTCTTATGACTCATATCATACTTCAGTAGTTAATAGCCCACAAACACATATTGTGACCGGTTGACAATATATTGCTGGATTCTATTCAATTGGAATCTTATTTCTAGCTGCAATATCAAACCCATGTCTAGCCATTCAAGATTCTCCAAGTTTAAACATACACTTATAATCagactattttaaattaatacccCACCCCAACCATTcctaacttaataaataaatgataattattaaCATCTTCTATTATTACATCAAAACAATTacctattttcaaaattttacataaaaaacaTACCATGCAATTGAGTAATAGAATTATCTAAAGAATGAAATTTAGTTAGACAAGTACTCATTGATATTAAACAAACGCCTACATAAACGCGAAAGTAAAATTTGCTTACCGATTGGTTGCTGGATCGAGTTTATATTGGCAAAAGCATTCGGGGAGAGCCGAACCGATCCCCATAGCAAAATCATCTTTATGCGATTTCCATAAAGCTTCCATCATTTCCTTCCCCTTCAACCCTTTAGAACTGAAAACCGCAAAATCCCTCCTATTCAAGAAAACAGTCTTGAACAAACCATTAAAAGCTCTCATAGCAGCCACCATTTTATCCATATTTCCAAAATAAGTCGCGACATAAGAATCGCTGTTAACTGAAACATAATAATCCAGCGCTGCTTTCGTATTTCCATGCATGCTTTCAAACTCATCCCCACTTAGAAAGCTAGCTTTCGTAAACACGTTCGTGTACACATTGCTTAGCCCTTCAAGTTCCATTATACCGTCGCCGGCTGCTAAGTAAATGTTCGTATTCGTAGGAATCGACAGAGATTGCAGAAGGAGTGCAGTCTCGTTGGGAGTTAAAGGACATTTACCTCGAGTTCTCCAAACAGTGGCAGTTTCACCGGTCCAGGGCTTTCTATCTCCCCTAACCGAATCTATGGCTTTCAGAGAAGATGCTGAGATTCCTGGATATTCACATTGGCTATAAGCAACCATGTCAGGTTCGAAACGAAGGTGAAGGGCGAGAAAAGGCTTCGGGATGGCTTCAAGAAGATGAAGACCTTTCTCCTCCAAACGTCTCGTGAGGCGCAGTGCACCATAACAAGCTTGGCAGAGAGCAGCCTTGGCGTATAATGGATACCTACATTGATTTTGATAAGTCTTGTTTGATAAAGATCATAAACAGAAACAGTTTATTACCTATCCCTTCGTTGACTCATGGCAGGAGTAATTGAAATATAACGATGCTGTAACAAGGAGGGAAGTACGCCCTCGATGTAATCAAACTGGCCTTTGCGCTTACTGCAATCGACTCGAAATGGTTCTTTAGATTTGATTTCGGGAGGTAAATCTTTAACTACTTTGATATAGCCATTTGTTTGCTGAATAAAGTAGTCTACATCAAATATATCTGCAAAACCACTGATGAGGAACGAGGATGAGTCAGAAAGGGGACAAGTTCTTACTCTGTTAAACGAAAAGAATACCTTGATTCGTTCCAGTAAGCAGCAACTTCAAACTTAGGTAAAACAAGAGTAGCATTTAGTAATCGAGCAATACCAACACCATCACATAACTGCAGTTAATTCGAGCAAACAGctttaaaaaaaaggaaatggCAGATGAATGAGGGGAAATGCAACTAGAAGACTTACATCCCTTCTCATCTGATTGAGGCCACCATAGCAATCAACTCGGATGTAACCATTATTAGTAGTAACTTCTGGTATAGCTGCAGCAAAAACCAAATGCAATTTCTGCAATGAAAATCAGTCAAGATGAACTCAGAAGGCTCATAGATCTGCTATAAGTGTCTAAACTATCAACTGACCGGTTTGATATCCTTCAATCCACCATTTACAGGGCCGCCATTCTACAATTCTCCGAACATTCCATATACTTGATACTCTCCCTTCCTCAGAAGTACTAAACATATGATTTTCGATAATCTACTTCAGTCGTCAGTCATTACAATATTCTACTAAAAATCAAGTGGAAAGACTGGGGGAGTCTGGAACTGACCTTAAAGAGACCGAGGGCTGAAACAATGTGGAAGGCGAGAAGAAGACCACTGCGGCTAGAAGAGACAGAGTGAGGAGTAAGATGCTGAACAACAAGGGCCTGTTGACACCGAGAATTGCCATTTCAGTAAAGAAATCGCCCGATTTCAGCTCGAGGACCTTTGGAGTTAGGGTTTGTGCCTGATATACGACATTCAAGAGGAAATGTTTGCTTCTTGACACGAGAAGTTGGAACAGGCAAACAGATCTATGGGAGAGTTAGGGTTTGTGCCTGATATTGGACATTTcagtatataaatattaatctcAGTAAGAATTTTCAGATACATATATTGATCTTCTTACGTACAGAATCATGCAATCAGTAATGAAGTATCTCAACTATGGAATTTCTCCCTGACTATCTCATCTTAAATTCAAATACTATAACTGTTTGTTGATACTACAATAGATGAAAAGTGGATCAAATCAATTCTTACTATATCTTGATGGAAAAGCTGTAACAAGAATTGCACAAATAATGAACAGAGCTAACTAATCAAGGATCAATAAAAGAGGAAAAACAAAACTAAATGAGATTCAGATAAAGAAACTGCCGAAATAATCAAATACCGTAGTGATTGATGCAGATCTTGAGTCTTAGAGTGCCGCATTAAAAGACGAACTGTTACAGTTTCACGATGTTTCAATAGCTCTAACAGTTCCAAAACCTCTTTCCTTCCACTGAATGTCAAATCGATAGAGTTTAGATTTCCTGCAACATCATTAAACAAATGAGGAAAATTGAAAGCATAAACCCTAGCACTCCAACGGATCAACCAAAATCATAGTAAAAGAGAGAACATACAGATCGAGGATGAAATCTTCGTTTCTTCGCCAGTGGTGACGGAAAA
It encodes the following:
- the LOC124925468 gene encoding O-fucosyltransferase 13 isoform X2, whose protein sequence is MRRDLCDGVGIARLLNATLVLPKFEVAAYWNESSGFADIFDVDYFIQQTNGYIKVVKDLPPEIKSKEPFRVDCSKRKGQFDYIEGVLPSLLQHRYISITPAMSQRRDRYPLYAKAALCQACYGALRLTRRLEEKGLHLLEAIPKPFLALHLRFEPDMVAYSQCEYPGISASSLKAIDSVRGDRKPWTGETATVWRTRGKCPLTPNETALLLQSLSIPTNTNIYLAAGDGIMELEGLSNVYTNVFTKASFLSGDEFESMHGNTKAALDYYVSVNSDSYVATYFGNMDKMVAAMRAFNGLFKTVFLNRRDFAVFSSKGLKGKEMMEALWKSHKDDFAMGIGSALPECFCQYKLDPATNR
- the LOC124925468 gene encoding O-fucosyltransferase 13 isoform X1, with the translated sequence MAILGVNRPLLFSILLLTLSLLAAVVFFSPSTLFQPSVSLSTSEEGRVSSIWNVRRIVEWRPCKWWIEGYQTAIPEVTTNNGYIRVDCYGGLNQMRRDLCDGVGIARLLNATLVLPKFEVAAYWNESSGFADIFDVDYFIQQTNGYIKVVKDLPPEIKSKEPFRVDCSKRKGQFDYIEGVLPSLLQHRYISITPAMSQRRDRYPLYAKAALCQACYGALRLTRRLEEKGLHLLEAIPKPFLALHLRFEPDMVAYSQCEYPGISASSLKAIDSVRGDRKPWTGETATVWRTRGKCPLTPNETALLLQSLSIPTNTNIYLAAGDGIMELEGLSNVYTNVFTKASFLSGDEFESMHGNTKAALDYYVSVNSDSYVATYFGNMDKMVAAMRAFNGLFKTVFLNRRDFAVFSSKGLKGKEMMEALWKSHKDDFAMGIGSALPECFCQYKLDPATNR